The Streptomyces sp. JB150 genomic interval GGGCGCGGGCAGCAGGGCGGCGGCGTCCGCGACGGCGTACTCGGCGAAACCGCCGTACGGCAGCGCCGGGTTGCCGATGACGCGGCAGCCGTCCTCGGTCTCACCGCAGATCTCCACGCCGGGGGTGAACGGCAGCGGCGGGCGGACCTGGTACTGGCCCCGGCACAGCAGCGCGTCCGGGAAGTTGATGTTCGCGGCGCGGACCCTCACCAGGACCTGGCCGTCGCCGGGGGTGGGCCGCTCGGCCTCCGCCAGGCGCATCACCTCACTGGGCTCGCCGTTCTCGTGCACGTGCCATGCCTGCATGCGGGGCCTCCACGGGACTGCTTCGTCCGACCGGCATCGGACCGGGGTCGCACCGCATACTAAGCGGTCGCTTGCCGATCAGGGAACAGTCGCGCGAGTCACGCGTCCCGGCCTCTTCTCCGGACAAGCCCGGAGCCCGCGCGCGGCCTTCCGCGCACTCCCCCGTCCGCGGCCTTCCCCGCGCTCAGCCCGTCCGCGACCGTCATCGCCCTCCCCCGCCCGCTGCCGTCATCACCCTCACCCACCCGTGGCCTTCTTCGGCCGCGCCCGCACATGCATGCGCTCCCCCTGCGGGCCGAACAGGCTCAGGAACTCCACCGGCCCCTCCCCCGTCGACCCGAACCAGTGCGGCACCCGCGTGTCGAACTCGGCGGCCTCCCCCGCCGTGAGCACCACGTCGTGATCGCCCAGGACCAGGCGCAGGCGCCCGGAGAGCACGTACAGCCACTCGTACCCCTCGTGGGTGCGCGGCTCCGGCTCCCGGGTGCGCCGCGGCTCGATGATCTTGTACGCCTGGAGTCCGCCCGGCTGGCGCGTGAGCGGCCACAGGGTCCGCCCGTCCCGCGTGAGCGGCTTCGTCCGCACCCGCGGATCGCCGACCGCGCCGGCCCCGATCAGCTCGTCCAAGGGCACCTGGTGGGCCTGGGCGATCGGCAGCAGCAGCTCCAGGGACGGTTTGCGCTGCCCCGACTCCAGCCGGGAGAGGGTGCTGACCGAGATGCCCGTGGTCTCGGACAGCGCCGCGAGCGTCACCTCCCGCTCCTTCCGGATCCGCCGCAGCCTGGGGCCGACACTCGCGAGTACCTCTTCCGTCGTCATGGTCGTATTGCAGTTTCGGCAAACCTGTTTGTCAATGGCGCACCGCTTGGGCGACCGTCGGGCGTGGAGGTGGTCACCATGACCGAGAACGGGAACAGGAACCAGGACCCCAACGGGAACACGTACGAAGTGATCGTCGTCGGCGGAGGCACCGCCGGCCTGTCCGCCGCGCTGGTGCTGGGCCGCGCCCGGCGCCGCACCCTGGTCGTCGACGCGGGCGAGCCCCGCAACGCGCCCTCCGCCCACCTGCAGGGCTATCTGTCGCGGGACGGCATGCCGCCCGCCGAGTTCCTGGCGCTCGGCCGCGAGGAGATCGCCCGCTACGGCGTCGGCCTCGTCCGCGACCGGGCGGTGGACGTCACCCGCGAGGGCGCGGGCGGGGACTTCGCGGTGCGCCTGGCGGGCGGGCGGACCGTGCGCGCCCGGCGGCTCGTCGTCACCACCGGCCTGAAGGACGAGCTGCCCGCCGTGCCGGGCGTCGCCGAGCGGTTCGGCCGGGACGTGCTGCACTGCCCGTACTGCCACGGCTGGGAGGTCCGCGACCAGGCCTTCGGCGTGCTCGCCGCGACCCCGCTCAGCGTGCACCAGGCGCTGATGGTCTCCCAGTGGTCGAAGGACGTGACGTTCTTCCTGCACACGGTCGCCGAGGACGAGCTGTCCGACGACGATCTGCGCCGGCTGGCCGCGGCCGGGGTCCGCGTGGTGCCCGGCGAGGTGGCGGGCCTGGTGGTCGAGGACGACCGGCTCACCGGGGTGCGGCTCGCGGACGGGACGGTCCACGCGCGTCAGGCGCTGTTCGTCTCCCCGCGCCCGGTGCCGCAGACGGGGCTGCTGGAGCGGCTGGGCGCCGACTTCCACGACACCCCGTTCGGCCGCTACCCGGTCGTGGACGCCAACGGCCTGACCAGCGTCCCCGGCGTCTGGGCGGCGGGCAACGCGATCGGCTTCGCCGAACAGGTCGTCCACGCGGCGAGCGGCGGTTACCGGGCCGCCGCGGCCCTCAACGGCGAACTGCTGATGACGGACCTGGACGCCCTGGCACCGGCCTCACGAAGCTGACGCCTCCCCGACCGGTCCCGGCCCGTGGGCCCACCCCGGCCCTCCCAGCGCGCAGGCGTGTCCGAACCGTCCCGCCCCGTGCACCGCCGTCACCGCGTCGAACGGCACGCGCCACGCCGTACGGCATCGACCCGCAGGCCCGCCCGGCCCGTGGGCCCGTCCGGCCCCCTCCCGGCCCGTGAGCCGTCCGGCCCGTCCCGGCACGCAGGCCGTCCGGCCCGCCCCCGCCCGCGCACCGCCGTCACCGCGTCGAACGGCACGCGCGGCGTCGTACGGCATCGGCCCGCAGGTGTGGAACCGCCCCGCGCGGTGCACCATGAAACGCATGCTGCTCGCCCGGCTCGCCCAGGTGTCCCGGGAGGTCGCCGCCACGTCGGCGCGGTCCCGCAAGACCGCGCTGCTCGCGCAGCTCTTCCGGGAGGCGGAGGCGGCGGACGCCCCGGTCGTCATCCCGTATCTCGCGGGCCGGCTGCCGCAGGGGCGGCTCGGCGTCGGCTGGAAGGTGCTCGGCCGCCCGGTCGCCCCGGCCGCCGAACCGACGCTCACCGTGCGGGAGGTGGACGCCCGGCTCACCGAGCTGGGCAGGGTCGCGGGGCCCGGCTCGCAGGCCGAGCGGGCCCGGCTGGTCGGGGAGCTGATGGGCGCCGCCACCGAGGACGAGCAGCGGTTCCTGCTCGGGCTGCTCACCGGCGAGGTCCGGCAGGGCGCGCTGGACGCGGCGGCCGTGGAGGGCCTGGCGGAGGCGACGGGCGCGCCGCCCGCCGACGTGCGACGCGCGGTGATGCTGGCCGGCTCCCTCCAGGCGGTGGCCGAGGCGCTGCTGACGGACGGTCCGACGGCCCTGGAGCGGTTCCGGCTCACCGTCGGCCGCCCGGTGCTGCCGATGCTCGCGCACAGCGCGTCCTCGGTGGCCGAGGCGGTCGGCAAGCTGGGCGCGTGCGCGGTGGAGGAGAAGCTGGACGGCATCCGCGTCCAGGTCCACCGGGACGGCGCCACCGTGCGGCTGTACACGCGCACCCTCGACGACATCACCGACCGGCTCCCCGAGGTGACGGCGGCGGCGCTGGAGCTGCGCGGCGAGCGGTTCGTGCTGGACGGCGAGGTCATCGCGTTCGGCGCGGACGGCCGGCCGCGCTCGTTCCAGGAGACCGCCGGGCGGGTGGGCTCCCGGGTGGACGTGGCGACGGCCGCCGAGGCGGTCCCGGTCTCGCCCGTCTTCTTCGACGCCCTCGCCGTCGACGGCCGCGATCTGCTCGACCTGCCGTTCGCGGAGCGGCACGCGGAGCTGGCCCGGCTGGTGCCCGAGCCGATGCGGGTGCGGCGCACGGTGGTGTCGGGCCCCGCGGACCTGCCCGCGGCGGAGGAGTTCCTGGCGACGACCCTGGAACGCGGCCACGAGGGCGTGGTGGTCAAGGATCTCGCCGCGCCGTACAGCGCGGGCCGGCGCGGGGCGTCCTGGCTGAAGGTGAAGCCGGTGCACACCCTCGACCTGGTGGTCCTGGCCGCCGAGTGGGGGCACGGCCGGCGCACCGGCAAGCTGTCCAACCTGCACCTGGGCGCCCGCCGCGCGGACGGCTCGTTCGCCATGCTGGGCAAGACCTTCAAGGGCATGACCGACGCGATGCTGGCCTGGCAGACGGACCGCCTGCGGGAGCTGGCGGTGTCCGACGACGGCCAGGTGGTGACCGTGCGGCCGGAACTGGTCGTGGAGATCGCCTACGACGGCCTGCAGCGCTCCACCCGCTACCCGGCGGGCGTCACCCTCCGCTTCGCCCGCGTGGTCCGCTACCGCGAGGACAAGCGCCCCGAGGACGCCGACACCGTCGAGACCGTGCTGGCCGCGCACCCGGAGGTACGGCGGTGACGGCGCGGCGCAGCGCGGGCCTGCTGCTGTTCCGGCGCACCGAGCGGGGCCCGGAGGTGCTGCTCGGGCACATGGGCGGCCCGTTCTTCGCCCGGCGCGACGCGGGCGCGTGGACCGTCCCGAAGGGCGAGTACGACCCGGACGAGCCGGCCTGGGAGGCGGCCCGCCGTGAGTTCGAGGAGGAGCTGGGGGTGGCGCCGCCGGACGGGGAGGCCGTACCGCTCGGCGAGGTCCGGCAGACCGGCGGCAAGATCGTCACGGTGTGGGCGGTGGAGGGGGACCTGGACCCGGCGGCGGTCGTGCCCGGCACGTTCACGCTGGAGTGGCCGCCGAGGAGCGGGCGTACGCAGGAGTTCCCCGAGCTGGACCGGGTCCGCTGGTTCGGCCTGGACGCGGCCCGTGAGGTGATCGTCTCCGCCCAGGCCGCGTTTCTCGACCGGCTGGCGGAGCACTCGGTCTGAGCGCCCCGGAGGCGACGGGATCGACACGGATCCCCACAGATCAATACGGACGCCCCGCGTTGCGGCCCCCGCCGCCGCGCGCGAGGGTCGAAGCACAGTCCCTTGCCAGGAGGTCAGCCATGCCCATCGCGACGGTGAACCCGGCGAACGGCGAGACGGTCAAGACGTACCAGGCCATGGGCGAGGAGGAGATCGCACGCCGTATCCAGCTCGCCGAGGCCACCTTCCGCACCTACCGGACGACCTCCTTCGCCGAACGGGCCCGGCTGATGCACCGGGCCGCCGACCTCCTCGACGAGGACCAGCAGGACATCGCCCGGGTGATCACCACCGAGATGGGCAAGCCGGTCCGCCAGGCGCGCGCGGAGGCCGCCAAGTGCGCCAAGGCGATGCGCTGGTACGCCGACCACGCCGAGGAGCTGCTGGCCGACGAGGAGCCCGCCGAGGCCGACGTGAAGGACTCGGGCGCTTCCCGCGTTCGCGTCCGCTACCGCCCGCTCGGCCCGGTCCTCGCGGTGATGCCGTGGAACTTCCCGCTGTGGCAGGTGATCCGGTTCGCGGCGCCCGCGCTGATGGCGGGCAACGTCGGGCTGCTCAAGCACGCCTCGAACGTGCCGCAGACCGCGCTCTACCTGGAGGACCTGTTCCACCGCGCCGGTTTCACCGAGGGCACGTTCCAGACCCTGCTGATCGGCTCCGCCGCGGTCGACGACATCCTGCGCGACGAGCGGATCAAGGCGGCCACCCTCACCGGCAGCGAGCCCGCGGGCCGCGCGGTCGCCGCCACCTCCGGCGAGATGATCAAGAAGACGGTGCTGGAGCTGGGCGGCAGCGACCCGTTCGTCGTGATGCCGTCGGCGGACCTGGACCGGGCCGCCGAGGTGGCCGTCAACGCCCGCTGCCAGAACGCCGGTCAGTCCTGCATCGCCGCCAAGCGGTTCATCGTGCACACGGACGTCTACGACGCCTTCGCCGAGCGGTTCACGGCCGGGATGAAGGCGCTCAGGGTGGGCGACCCGACGGACGAGGAGACCGACGTCGGGCCGCTGTCCAGCGAGCGCGGGCGGGCCGATCTGGAGGAGCTGGTGGACGACGCGGTGCGCGGCGGCGCGACCGTGCTGTGCGGGGGCGAACGGCCCGAGGGACCGGGCTGGTACTACCCGCCGACGGTGCTCGCCGGCATCACCCGCGAGATGCGCATCCACCGCGAGGAGGCGTTCGGACCGGTCGCCACGCTGTACCGGGCGGGCGATCTGGACGAGGCCGTGCTGATCGCCAACGACTCGCCCTTCGGCCTGAGTTCGAACGTGTGGACCCGCGACGAGAGCGAGGTCGACCGGTTCGTACGGGACCTGGAGGCGGGCGGTGTGTACGTCAACGGGATGACCGCCTCGCATCCGGCGTTCCCGTTCGGCGGAGTGAAGCGGTCCGGTTACGGGCGTGAGCTGTCCGGGCACGGAATCCGCGAGTTCTGCAACATCACCACGGTTTGGCACGGTGCGTGAGGGCCGCGCGGATACGATCCCGGTTGTGAACCGCGAAGTGACTCTGCCTCTGATCGTCGATGACCGCGGGAACCTTCAGGTGGCCGCGGCCGATGTGAGCAAGCTGCTCCGCATGGTGGGCGGGCGGTGGCTGCATCTCGTCGAGGCCGGTGAGGAGGGGCTCGACGAGGACACCGTGGCCGCGTTGACGATCGAGCTGGCGAAACTGGCCGACCGGATCGACGTGGCGTGCATCGCGCACAGCAGCGGAGCGCCGTAGACCGCGCGTCAGGCCGCCCGCGGGGCAGGGCGCCGCGTCAGGCGCGCCGCCGAGCCCGGCACTCCCGGTGGAACTCGCGCACGACGCAGCAGCCGCCGGCGGCGACGGCGAGCAGCACCAGCAGGCCGATCAGGCCGGGAAGAACGATCATGCGGCCAGCATGACAGACGCCCCTCCCGGCCGGCGCGCCGGTGTGCCCCTCGCTACCGGATCGGCATGCCCGACAGGGTGCGGGCGATGACCAGGCGCTGGATCTCGCTGGTGCCCTCGAAGATGGTGTAGATGGCGGCGTCCCGGTGCATGCGCTCCACCGGGTATTCGCGGGTGT includes:
- a CDS encoding NUDIX domain-containing protein, which gives rise to MTARRSAGLLLFRRTERGPEVLLGHMGGPFFARRDAGAWTVPKGEYDPDEPAWEAARREFEEELGVAPPDGEAVPLGEVRQTGGKIVTVWAVEGDLDPAAVVPGTFTLEWPPRSGRTQEFPELDRVRWFGLDAAREVIVSAQAAFLDRLAEHSV
- a CDS encoding NADP-dependent succinic semialdehyde dehydrogenase, coding for MPIATVNPANGETVKTYQAMGEEEIARRIQLAEATFRTYRTTSFAERARLMHRAADLLDEDQQDIARVITTEMGKPVRQARAEAAKCAKAMRWYADHAEELLADEEPAEADVKDSGASRVRVRYRPLGPVLAVMPWNFPLWQVIRFAAPALMAGNVGLLKHASNVPQTALYLEDLFHRAGFTEGTFQTLLIGSAAVDDILRDERIKAATLTGSEPAGRAVAATSGEMIKKTVLELGGSDPFVVMPSADLDRAAEVAVNARCQNAGQSCIAAKRFIVHTDVYDAFAERFTAGMKALRVGDPTDEETDVGPLSSERGRADLEELVDDAVRGGATVLCGGERPEGPGWYYPPTVLAGITREMRIHREEAFGPVATLYRAGDLDEAVLIANDSPFGLSSNVWTRDESEVDRFVRDLEAGGVYVNGMTASHPAFPFGGVKRSGYGRELSGHGIREFCNITTVWHGA
- a CDS encoding DUF6213 family protein, which translates into the protein MNREVTLPLIVDDRGNLQVAAADVSKLLRMVGGRWLHLVEAGEEGLDEDTVAALTIELAKLADRIDVACIAHSSGAP
- a CDS encoding NAD(P)/FAD-dependent oxidoreductase, which codes for MTENGNRNQDPNGNTYEVIVVGGGTAGLSAALVLGRARRRTLVVDAGEPRNAPSAHLQGYLSRDGMPPAEFLALGREEIARYGVGLVRDRAVDVTREGAGGDFAVRLAGGRTVRARRLVVTTGLKDELPAVPGVAERFGRDVLHCPYCHGWEVRDQAFGVLAATPLSVHQALMVSQWSKDVTFFLHTVAEDELSDDDLRRLAAAGVRVVPGEVAGLVVEDDRLTGVRLADGTVHARQALFVSPRPVPQTGLLERLGADFHDTPFGRYPVVDANGLTSVPGVWAAGNAIGFAEQVVHAASGGYRAAAALNGELLMTDLDALAPASRS
- a CDS encoding ATP-dependent DNA ligase, whose translation is MLLARLAQVSREVAATSARSRKTALLAQLFREAEAADAPVVIPYLAGRLPQGRLGVGWKVLGRPVAPAAEPTLTVREVDARLTELGRVAGPGSQAERARLVGELMGAATEDEQRFLLGLLTGEVRQGALDAAAVEGLAEATGAPPADVRRAVMLAGSLQAVAEALLTDGPTALERFRLTVGRPVLPMLAHSASSVAEAVGKLGACAVEEKLDGIRVQVHRDGATVRLYTRTLDDITDRLPEVTAAALELRGERFVLDGEVIAFGADGRPRSFQETAGRVGSRVDVATAAEAVPVSPVFFDALAVDGRDLLDLPFAERHAELARLVPEPMRVRRTVVSGPADLPAAEEFLATTLERGHEGVVVKDLAAPYSAGRRGASWLKVKPVHTLDLVVLAAEWGHGRRTGKLSNLHLGARRADGSFAMLGKTFKGMTDAMLAWQTDRLRELAVSDDGQVVTVRPELVVEIAYDGLQRSTRYPAGVTLRFARVVRYREDKRPEDADTVETVLAAHPEVRR
- a CDS encoding XRE family transcriptional regulator, with the protein product MTTEEVLASVGPRLRRIRKEREVTLAALSETTGISVSTLSRLESGQRKPSLELLLPIAQAHQVPLDELIGAGAVGDPRVRTKPLTRDGRTLWPLTRQPGGLQAYKIIEPRRTREPEPRTHEGYEWLYVLSGRLRLVLGDHDVVLTAGEAAEFDTRVPHWFGSTGEGPVEFLSLFGPQGERMHVRARPKKATGG